TGCGCAAAATGGATATATACTTGATTCCTCTTATGGGGATGCTATATTTCCTTTCTAACCTGGATAAATCGAATATTGGTAACGCAGAAGTTGCAGGTCTATCCAAGGATATCCACCTTGTAGGAACGCAATATAACACATGTGTCACAGTTTTTTTCGCGACGTATGTTCTTTTCGACCCCATAGGTACTAACCTTCTGAAAATTATGGGTCCGCCATTAATGATGAGTATCTGTTTGACCTGTTTCGGTGCTATTTCGCTCGGAACTGCTTGGGTTAAGAATTATGCTCAATTGATCGTTGTCAGACTACTACTGGGTGCCTTTGAAGGTATGATTTATCCCGCTATTAACATGTACCTTTCAGTCTGCTATAGAAGAGAACAATATGCTCTGAGGTTCGCTTTTGTCTTCAGTGCAGCCTGTTTGTCTTCATCTTTTGGTGGGCTGATTGCTTATGGTTGTTCCAAAATCAGCGGTTCTCTAAAGGACTGGCAATACATTTACATTGTCGAAGGTTGTATCTCTTTGGGGTTCGTACCATTCTATGCCTTCGGGTTGAGCAAAAATTTGGAGGATTCGTGGTTTTTCAATAAGGAGGAAAAAGAGTACATTTCCGAAAGATACAAGACTATGAACACTTTTGACCCGGacgaaaaatttgaatggtTCCAAGTGTGGCAAGCAGTTAAGGATGTCAAGACTTGGGCTAGTGCTGTGGCATTATTCGGTATCGATTTGACTACTTTTGGTCTAACAGTCTTCTTGCCGATCATCATTACCAGTATGGGGTTCACTAATGTCAGAGCTCAATTAATGACCGTGCCCATCTATTTCCTTACAGCAATTGTGTTCTTCATTTGTGC
This sequence is a window from Saccharomyces cerevisiae S288C chromosome VII, complete sequence. Protein-coding genes within it:
- the TNA1 gene encoding Tna1p (High affinity nicotinic acid plasma membrane permease; responsible for uptake of low levels of nicotinic acid; expression of the gene increases in the absence of extracellular nicotinic acid or para-aminobenzoate (PABA)), which produces MSNKFTMESPKHLVDDVLFISPTNDGSEEKPTEVTFQEDEGHDASLHNRSHDKKSELATEREIMATTTDDDGIPSPSHPMEKRVLRKMDIYLIPLMGMLYFLSNLDKSNIGNAEVAGLSKDIHLVGTQYNTCVTVFFATYVLFDPIGTNLLKIMGPPLMMSICLTCFGAISLGTAWVKNYAQLIVVRLLLGAFEGMIYPAINMYLSVCYRREQYALRFAFVFSAACLSSSFGGLIAYGCSKISGSLKDWQYIYIVEGCISLGFVPFYAFGLSKNLEDSWFFNKEEKEYISERYKTMNTFDPDEKFEWFQVWQAVKDVKTWASAVALFGIDLTTFGLTVFLPIIITSMGFTNVRAQLMTVPIYFLTAIVFFICAVWSDRIKLRSPFILGACLTTSIGIAIVLGSQVHGVRYFGVYILCMGIYVNAACNCLWLSGNTGNYFKRATALGINLFFGSGSGLVSGQIFVAKDKPRYIKGLSISLAFQVFSIFMTVVQIFLYKRENDKKKAIIDRCNELGEPIPYDERLSDKNPEFKYMY